From Raphanus sativus cultivar WK10039 unplaced genomic scaffold, ASM80110v3 Scaffold3517, whole genome shotgun sequence, a single genomic window includes:
- the LOC130506660 gene encoding uncharacterized protein LOC130506660 codes for MALEGGAAADTPVAATPSVPEMLQAIMARFVQQEETNKATNERLAALAAAFGTLDGEGNEAETARRRLFATTNPNPNPNPDEPTDDALPTHVDTTHPTDGSDSLTSRQIADLQLSLRDIHSKIHHVKTSAPEIERVLASTQRKPFHQANNKRQNQEGGKASHPPVHRCHRSTDHMTAFNIAMGRNHFSDEERDAGLCQLFVESLSGPALSWFSHLKEHSIDSFHDLSASFLKNYIMWTRQGTSMADLWKLSQSSTDSLKDFMEKFKEVLSKVPVPDQTAVEALTNSLWINSKFRDYLYEHPDITIEDALHNSKNFIRLEEDKRAFNAKQQALKQAAAKATDAHEPRQHAPYNKNDRRKGIISAVGESEQSGTTAAVREPGWNVWERDTENKTQQPRSSSSGNPKSSSVRDLSKYCEYHEMKGHDTKECRHLYEAWLASTSDSRAKADLSKQKTAKNNKSWSKSKDKKKKSQGKEDRGFFPER; via the coding sequence ATGGCACGCTTCgttcaacaagaagaaacaaacaaagCTACGAACGAACGTCTAGCTGCACTCGCCGCCGCCTTCGGAACCCTAGATGGCGAAGGTAACGAAGCAGAAACTGCCAGACGACGGTTGTTCGCCACcacaaaccctaaccctaacccAAATCCCGACGAACCAACCGACGACGCACTTCCGACGCACGTCGACACCACGCATCCGACCGACGGCTCCGACTCTCTTACAAGCCGTCAGATCGCCGACTTGCAACTCTCTTTACGGGATATCCACTCCAAGATCCACCACGTCAAGACGTCGGCTCCGGAAATCGAACGCGTTCTCGCCTCCACCCAGCGGAAACCCTTTCACCAAGCGAATAACAAACGTCAAAATCAAGAAGGCGGAAAAGCTTCGCATCCCCCCGTACACCGGTGTCACAGATCCACCGATCACATGACAGCTTTTAACATAGCTATGGGTCGGAACCATTTCTCTGACGAAGAGAGAGACGCTGGTCTCTGCCAGCTTTTTGTCGAGAGTCTTTCCGGACCGGCCCTCAGCTGGTTCTCTCACCTGAAGGAGCATTCGATCGACAGTTTTCACGATCTATCCGCGTCTTTCCTCAAGAACTATATCATGTGGACGCGTCAAGGCACATCGATGGCTGATTTGTGGAAACTATCTCAATCGTCAACCGACAGCCTCAAGGATTTCATGGAGAAGTTCAAAGAAGTACTGTCCAAGGTCCCCGTACCGGATCAAACGGCCGTCGAAGCTTTAACCAATTCCCTATGGATCAACTCCAAGTTCAGGGACTACCTCTACGAGCATCCAGATATCACCATCGAAGACGCCCTGCACAACTCAAAAAACTTCATCAGGCTAGAGGAAGACAAACGAGCTTTCAACGCCAAGCAGCAAGCTCTGAAGCAAGCAGCGGCCAAGGCGACGGATGCCCACGAACCGCGTCAGCACGCACCCTACAACAAAAATGACAGGAGAAAAGGGATCATTTCTGCAGTCGGAGAGAGCGAACAATCGGGCACAACAGCCGCCGTACGGGAGCCGGGATGGAACGTCTGGGAACGGGACACCGAAAACAAAACGCAACAACCTCGAAGTTCCTCCTCCGGAAATCCGAAGAGCTCCTCCGTCAGAGATTTGAGCAAGTACTGCGAATATCATGAAATGAAGGGCCATGATACTAAGGAGTGCAGGCATCTCTATGAAGCCTGGCTTGCATCTACTAGTGATAGTCGCGCGAAGGCCGATCTCTCCAAGCAGAAGACAGCGAAAAACAACAAGAGCTGGAGTAAAAGCAaggacaaaaagaaaaagtccCAAGGGAAAGAAGACAGAGGATTCTTCCCCGAACGATGA